One window of Siniperca chuatsi isolate FFG_IHB_CAS linkage group LG15, ASM2008510v1, whole genome shotgun sequence genomic DNA carries:
- the lg15h2orf50 gene encoding uncharacterized protein C2orf50 homolog: MDLNNVRRVSSAGYRLPDPNSGTRPVATRPPADRTRYAKGDAVSAELKPDRSDPVQQDRVWRELVWSERRGVREWEKNWDFLRKYDQMGQLKSEEPPPSYVSLFSDGVPNTTNQMFGSRLSTPLGVELVRLDRLLPWFGSHHKRKLDPEMLPC; this comes from the exons ATGGACTTGAACAACGTTAGGCGCGTATCCTCCGCTGGCTACCGGTTACCGGACCCAAACAGCGGGACCAGGCCGGTGGCGACCCGGCCACCAGCGGACAGGACGCGCTACGCCAAAGGAGACGCGGTGTCCGCGGAGCTGAAACCGGACAGGAGTGATCCCGTTCAACAGGACCGAGTGTGGAGAGAGCTGGTATGGAGTGAAAGGAGAGGAGTGCGGGAATG GGAGAAGAACTGGGACTTCCTCAGGAAATATGATCAGATG ggGCAGCTGAAGTCAGAGGAGCCTCCGCCCAGCTACGTGTCGCTCTTCTCTGATGGTGTCCCCAACACCACCAACCAGATGTTTGGCAGCAGACTGTCCACTCCGCTGGGGGTCGAACTGGTCAGATTGGACAGGCTGTTACCCTGGTTTGGAAGCCATCACAAGCGCAAGCTGGATCCAGAGATGCTGCCCTGCTAG
- the slc66a3 gene encoding solute carrier family 66 member 3, translated as MQSDTLLHVANFSTLFVCMVLKFPQIFVLMRAKSTTGVSLNSLLLELIGFIVFVTYQMYYDYPPPTYLEYPILIAQDVILLLLILHYNGSLRQSLIYTLVFVGGWRLLTVEKWIIDLAMSLCTFISAASKFAQLQCLWRSKDSGQVSALSWAMATYTCIARIYTTTVTTGDMQVLVRFIVMTLLNMWVLLTVLYYQRHRSRSKKEE; from the exons ATGCAGTCCGATACGCTGTTGCATGTCGCTAATTTCAGCACGCTGTTTGTGTGCATGGTGCTGAAGTTCCCGCAgatttttgtactgatgagaGCGAAATCAACGACGGGAGTCAGCCTCAACAGCCTCCTCCTCGAGTTGATCGG gttcattgtttttgttacgTACCAGATGTACTATGACTACCCACCTCCAACATACCTGGAGTATCCAATTCTCATTGCCCAAG ATGTCATTCTTCTGCTGCTGATTCTTCACTACAACGGCAGCCTGCGGCAGAGCCTCATCTACACCTTGGT GTTTGTCGGAGGTTGGAGGCTCCTCACTGTGGAGAAGTGGATCATAGATTTGGCTATG AGCCTGTGCACATTCATCAGTGCAGCCAGTAAATTTGCCCAGCTCCAGTGCCTGTGGAGGTCCAAGGACTCTGGGCAGGTTAGCGCCCTCTCCTGGGCTATGGCTACCTACACATGCATAG CACGGATTTACACCACCACAGTGACAACTGGAGACATGCAGG TTCTGGTGCGGTTCATCGTCATGACTCTGCTCAACATGTGGGTGCTTCTCACTGTGCTCTACTACCAGAGACACCGCAGCAGGTCCAAGAAAGAAGAATAA
- the rock2a gene encoding rho-associated protein kinase 2 yields MSLGAERRMETRLKKLEDMIRDPRSAMNLESLLDSINALVLDLDYPALRKNKNIETFLNRYEKVIGQTRDLQMKSEDFDRVKVIGRGAFGEVQLVRHKASQKVYAMKLLSKFEMIKRSDSAFFWEERDIMAFSNSPWVVQLCSAFQDEHYLYMVMEYMPGGDLVNLTSTYDVPEKWAKFYTAEVVMALDAIHSMGFIHRDVKPDNMLLDRLGHLKLADFGTCMKMDSTGMVHCDTAVGTPDYISPEVLKSQGGDGRYGRECDWWSVGVFIFEMLVGDTPFYADSLVGTYSKIMDHKNSLNFPDDVEISKDAKNIICAFLTDREVRLGRNGVEEIKRHPFFKNDQWTFDTIRDTVAPVVPELSSDIDTSNFDEIEDDKGDVETFPTPKAFVGNQLPFVGFTYFKEDQLLHFSNNSLVAHENSKGESAALQKKLHHLEVQLNNERQVKDEVEHKYRAATSRLDKISKELEEEVSSRKNLESSLRQLEREKALLQHKSLESHRKAESEADRKRCLENEVNSLRDQLDDMKRRNQNSHISNEKNIHLQKQLEEANTLLRAESEAATRLRKTQTDSSKQLQQLEANVRELQDKCCLLERSKLSLEKECISLQAALETERREHSQGSETISDLTGRISGLEEEVRQQRQALSKAETEKRQLQEKHTDLEKEMSNKEIDLTYKLKVLQQELEQEEASHKATRALLADKSKIKVTIEGAKSESMKEMEQKLAEERAAKLRLENRILELEKHSSMMDCDYKQALQKLDELRRHKDRLTEEVKNLTLKIEQETQKRSLTQNDLKAQNQQLNSLRTSEKQLKQETNHLLDIKRSLEKQNQELRKERQDTDGQMKELQDQLEAEQYFSTLYKTQVRELKEECEERNKLYKDVQQSLQELQEERDSLAAQLEITLTKADSEQLARSIAEEQYSDLEKEKIMKELELKEMMARHRQELAEKDITINSLEEANRTLTSDVANLANEKEELNNKLKEAMEESEKSKDWEQQISQMKQAFEKQLQSERTLKTQAVNKLAEIMNRKEVRGGGSRRGNDTDMRRKEKENRKLQLELRSEKEKLNSSIIKYQREINEMQAQLSDESQMRIELQMALDSKDSDIEQLRNRLLSLSVQSMDSASVSSGPEFDADDAYTETRLEGWLSLPVRNNTKKFGWEKKYVVVSSKKILFYNSEQDKEQSIPYMVLDIDKLFHVRPVTQTDVYRADAKEIPRIFQILYANEGESKKEPEFPVEPLAIGEKSSYICHKGHEFIPTLYHFPTNCEACTKPLWNMFKPPPALECRRCHIKCHKDHMDKKEEIIAPCKVNYDVSTAKNLLLLAVSQEEQQKWVSRLIKKIPKKPPPPEHFARSSPRASMKVQPSQSMRRPSRPLPTSKSS; encoded by the exons gACTCCATAAACGCCCTGGTCTTAGACTTGGACTACCCTGCACTACGcaagaacaaaaacattgaaaCCTTCTTAAACAGAT ATGAGAAAGTCATAGGACAGACTCGAGATCTCCAGATGAAGTCTGAAGACTTTGACCGAGTTAAAGTCATTGGTCGAGGGGCATTTGGTGAAGTCCAgctg GTACGGCATAAAGCCTCCCAGAAGGTCTACGCCATGAAGCTACTGAGCAAGTTTGAGATGATCAAGCGCTCAGACTCAGCTTTCTTCTGGGAAGAGAGGGACATCATGGCCTTTTCCAACAGTCCCTGGGTTGTGCAG TTGTGCAGTGCCTTCCAAGATGAGCACTACCTCTACATGGTGATGGAGTACATGCCAGGAGGTGACCTGGTCAACCTCACCAGCACCTACGACGTGCCGGAGAAATGGGCCAAGTTCTACACAGCAGAGGTGGTGATGGCCCTGGATGCCATTCACTCCATGGGCTTCATCCATCGGGACGTCAAGCCAGACAACATGCTGCTGGACAGACTTGGACACCTCAAGCTGGCCGACTTTGGCACATGCATGAAGATGGACTCT ACCGGCATGGTGCACTGTGATACAGCTGTCGGGACTCCAGACTACATCTCTCCTGAGGTGCTGAAATCCCAGGGAGGAGATGGGCGTTATGGGAGAGAGTGTGACTGGTGGTCCGTAGGGGTCTTCATCTTCGAGATGCTTGTTG GTGACACACCTTTCTACGCCGACTCTCTGGTGGGAACCTACAGTAAGATCATGGACCATAAAAACTCCCTCAACTTCCCTGATGATGTGGAGATCTCCAAAGATGCCAAGAATATCATCTGTGCCTTCCTGACTGACAG GGAGGTGCGATTGGGCAGAAATGGCGTTGAGGAAATCAAGCGACACCCTTTCTTCAAGAACGACCAGTGGACCTTCGACACCATCAGAGACA CTGTTGCCCCCGTGGTCCCAGAGCTGAGCAGTGATATAGACACCAGTAATTTTGATGAGATTGAAGATGACAAAGGCGATGTAGAAACTTTCCCCACACCTAAGGCCTTTGTTGGAAATCAGTTACCCTTCGTTGGCTTCACTTACTTCAAAGAAGACCA GTTACTACATTTTTCCAACAATTCCTTGGTGGCTCATGAGAATTCGAAAGGAGAG TCAGCAGCACTGCAGAAGAAACTGCACCACCTGGAGGTGCAGCTGAATAATGAGAGGCAGGTCAAAGACGAGGTGGAGCATAAATACAG aGCTGCCACTAGCCGTCTAGACAAAATCTCCAAAGAACTTGAGGAAGAG GTGAGCAGCAGAAAGAATCTGGAGTCGAGTCTGAGGCAGCTAGAGCGAGAGAAAGCCCTGCTGCAGCACAAGAGCCTGGAGAGCCACCGCAAGGCTGAGAGCGAGGCCGACAGGAAGCGCTGTCTGGAGAACGAAG TCAACAGCCTTCGAGACCAGCTGGATGACATGAAGAGAAGAAACCAGAATTCACACATTTCCAATGAGAAGAACATTCACCTGCAGAAACAG CTGGAAGAAGCCAACACGTTGCTGCGGGCCGAGTCTGAGGCGGCGACAAGGCTCCGTAAAACCCAGACGGACAGCAgcaagcagctgcagcagctggaggcCAACGTGCGCGAGCTGCAGGACAAATGCTGCCTGCTGGAGCGCAGCAAGCTGAGTCTGGAGAAGGAATGCATCAGCCTGCAGGCCGcactggagacagagaggagggagcacAGCCAGGGCTCAGAGACCATCAGCGACCTGACGG GACGTATCTCAGGCCTGGAGGAGGAGGTACGTCAGCAGAGacaggctctgtccaaagctgaGACTGAGAAGAGACAGCTTCAGGAAAAACACACCGATCTGGAGAAG GAGATGAGCAACAAAGAGATTGATTTGACGTACAAGCTGAAGGTGCTGCAGCAGGagctggagcaggaggaggcCTCTCATAAGGCCACCAGGGCGCTGCTGGCAGACAAGAGCAAGATCAAAGTAACCATTGAGGGCGCCAAGTCAGAGTCCATGAAGG AGATGGAGCAGAAGCTGGCGGAGGAGCGAGCAGCCAAACTACGGCTGGAGAACCGAATACTGGAGCTGGAGAAGCACAGCAGCATGATGGACTGTGACTATAAACAGGCTCTGCAGAAACTAGATGAGCTGCGCAGACACAAGGACCGACTAACCGAAGAG GTGAAGAACCTGACACTGAAGATCGAGCAGGAGACCCAGAAGCGTTCCCTGACTCAGAATGACCTGAAGGCTCAGAACCAGCAGCTCAATTCTCTGCGAACCTCAGAGAAGCAACTCAAGCAGGAAACAAATCACCTGCTGGACATTAAACGCAGCCTGGAGAAACAGAACCAAGAGCTGCGCAA agaaagacaagacaCAGACGGGCAAATGAAGGAATTACAGGACCAGTTAGAAGCTGAACAGTATTTCTCT ACGCTGTATAAGACCCAGGTTCGTGAACTAAAGGAGGAGTGTGAAGAGAGGAACAAACTCTACAAAGATGTGCAGCAGTCCCTGCAGGAGCTACAGGAGGAGAG gGATTCGTTGGCAGCTCAGCTCGAGATCACACTGACAAAGGCTGACTCAGAGCAGCTGGCGCGCTCCATTGCTGAGGAGCAGTACTCAGAcctggagaaggagaagatAATGAAGGAGCTGGAACTGAAGGAGATGATGGCCCGCCATCGTCAGGAGCTAGCTGAGAAGGACATCACCATCAATTCG CTGGAGGAAGCCAATAGGACCCTGACCAGTGATGTCGCCAACCTAGCCAATGAGAAGGAGGAGCTGAACAACAAACTGAAGGAGGCAATGGAAg aatcagaaaagtCAAAGGATTGGGAGCAGCAGATCAGCCAGATGAAGCAGGCATTTGAGAAGCAGCTGCAGTCAGAGAGGACACTGAAAACTCAG GCTGTCAATAAGCTGGCAGAGATCATGAACAGGAAGGAGGTTCGTGGCGGAGGCAGTCGCCGTGGTAACGACACAGACATGCGGcggaaggagaaggagaacagGAAGCTGCAGTTGGAGCTGAGGTCGGAGaaggaaaaactcaacagctcCATCATCAAATACCAGAGGGAGATCAATGAAATGCAGGCG cAACTGTCGGATGAGAGCCAGATGCgtattgagctgcagatggctCTGGACAGTAAGGACAGTGACATCGAGCAGCTGAGGAACCGCCTGCTGTCGCTCAGCGTTCAATCAATGGACTCTGCCAGCGTCAGCAGTGGGCCGGAGTTTGATGCTGATGATGCATACACAG AAACAAGGCTGGAGGGCtggctctctctccctgtaAGAAACAACACCAAGAAGTTTGGATGGGAGAAAAAG TATGTTGTAGTGAGCAGCAAGAAGATTCTCTTCTACAACAGCGAGCAAGACAAAGAGCAGTCCATTCCCTACATGGTGCTTGACATAGA CAAACTCTTCCATGTGAGACCAGTCACTCAGACAGATGTGTACCGTGCTGACGCCAAAGAAATTCCCAGGATATTCCAG ATTCTTTACGCCAACGAAGGCGAGAGCAAAAAGGAGCCAGAGTTTCCTGTGGAGCCGCTGGCCATCGGAGAGAAGTCCAGCTACATCTGCCACAAGGGCCATGAGTTCATCCCCACGCTCTACCATTTCCCCACCAACTGTGAGGCGTGCACCAAGCCGCTGTGGAACATGTTCAAGCCGCCGCCTGCTCTGGAGTGCCGGCGCTGCCACATCAAGTGCCACAAGGACCACATGGACAAGAAGGAGGAGATCATTGCTCCATGCAAAG TAAACTATGACGTGTCTACGGCCAagaacctgctgctgctggccgtgtcccaggaggagcagcagaagtGGGTGAGCCGACTGATCAAGAAGATTCCCAAGAAGCCTCCACCGCCAGAGCACTTTGCACGCTCATCGCCTCGCGCCTCCATGAAGGTCCAGCCCAGCCAGTCCATGAGGAGGCCCAGTCGACCGCTCCCCACCAGCAAGAGCAG tTAA